A genomic region of Saccopteryx bilineata isolate mSacBil1 chromosome 1, mSacBil1_pri_phased_curated, whole genome shotgun sequence contains the following coding sequences:
- the BIRC3 gene encoding baculoviral IAP repeat-containing protein 3, with protein MNIAEKSKFLSNLTKSTNMFDLKYDLSCELYRMSTYSAFPVGVPVSERSLARAGFYYTGVNDKVKCFCCGLMLDNWKHGDNPTEKHKRLYPSCSFVQKLNSGNILGATSQLNLPSSVTNPTHLLLPSSENSGYFSGSYSSFPSSPVNFEPNQDIYAFGRIPNRCLMKTENNRLLTFQMWPLSFLSPTVMAKAGFYYIGPGDRVACFACGGKLSNWEPDDDPLSEHLRHFPTCPFLESWPQDTSRYNVSNLSMQTQAARFKTFRNWPSRVPVHPMQLASAGFYYMGYNDDVKCFCCDGGLRCWEPGDDPWVEHAKWFPRCEYLIRIKGQEFINSVQASYPHLLEQLLSTSDNQEDENAESPIICYGPGENHSEDAVMMNTPVVKAALEMGFSRRLVKQTVQSKILTSGENYKVISDLVLDLLNAEDEIREEEKERATEEEESDDLSYIRKNRMALFQHLTCVVPILDSLLIARVINEQEYDIIKQKTQTSLQARELIDTIIVKGNFAATIFRNSLQEIDPTLYKRLFVQRDIKYIPTENVSDLPMEEQLRRLQEERTCKVCMDKEVSIVFIPCGHLVVCKECAPSLRKCPICRGTIKGTVRTFLS; from the exons ATGAACATAGCAGAAAAGAGCAAATTCTTATCAAATTTGACAAAAAGCACCAACATGTTTGACTTGAAATACGACCTTTCATGTGAACTATACCGGATGTCTACATATTCAGCTTTCCCCGTCGGCGTTCCTGTGTCAGAAAGGAGTCTTGCTCGTGCTGGTTTTTATTACACTGGTGTGAACGACAAAGTCAAATGCTTCTGCTGTGGCCTGATGCTGGATAACTGGAAACACGGAGACAATCCTACTGAAAAGCATAAAAGGTTGTATCCTAGCTGTAGCTTTGTTCAGAAATTAAATTCTGGTAACATTTTGGGAGCCACCTCTCAGCTTAATTTGCCATCTTCAGTAACAAATCCAACACATTTATTACTTCCAAGTTCAGAAAACAGTGGCTATTTTAGTGGCTCTTATTCAAGCTTTCCTTCAAGTCCTGTCAACTTTGAACCAAATCAAGATATTTATGCCTTCGGGAGAATTCCCAACCGCTGTCTAATGAAGACTGAAAACAACAGATTACTTACTTTTCAGATGTGGCCTTTGTCTTTTCTGTCACCAACAGTTATGGCAAAAGCTGGTTTTTATTACATAGGACCTGGAGACAGAGTGGCTTGCTTTGCCTGTGGTGGGAAATTGAGCAATTGGGAACCAGATGACGATCCTCTATCAGAACACCTGAGACATTTCCCTACATGTCCATTTTTAGAAAGTTGGCCTCAAGACACTTCAAGATACAATGTTTCTAATCTGAGCATGCAGACTCAGGCAGCCCGCTTTAAAACATTCCGTAACTGGCCCTCTAGGGTTCCAGTTCATCCCATGCAGCTTGCGAGTGCGGGTTTTTATTATATGG gttACAATGATGATGTCAAATGCTTTTGCTGTGATGGCGGATTGAGGTGTTGGGAACCTGGAGACGACCCATGGGTGGAACATGCCAAATGGTTTCCAAG GTGTGAGTACTTGATACGAATTAAAGGACAAGAGTTTATCAATTCAGTTCAAGCCAGTTACCCTCATCTACTTGAACAG ctGTTATCTACTTCAGACAATCAAGAAGATGAAAATGCAGAGTCACCAA TTATTTGTTATGGACCTGGAGAAAATCATTCAGAAGATGCAGTCATGATGAATACACCTGTGGTTAAAGCTGCCTTGGAAATGGGCTTCAGTAGAAGGCTGGTAAAACAGACAGTTCAGAGTAAAATCCTAACAAGTGGAGAGAATTATAAAGTCATCAGCGATCTTGTATTAGATTTACTTAATGCTGAAGATGAAAtaagggaagaggagaaagaaagagcaacCGAGGAAGAAGAATCAG atgATCTATCATATATCCGGAAGAACAGAATGGCACTTTTTCAACATTTGACTTGTGTGGTTCCAATCCTGGATAGTTTACTGATTGCCAGAGTGATTAACGAACAAGAATATGATATTAttaaacagaaaacacagacatctTTGCAAGCAAGAGAACTGATTGATACTATTATTGTAAAAGGAAATTTTGCAGCCACTATATTCAGAAACTCTCTACAAGAAATTGACCCCACATTATACAAGCGTTTATTTG TGCAACGGGACATAAAGTATATTCCCACAGAAAATGTTTCAG ATTTACCAATGGAAGAACAACTGAGGAGATTGCAAGAAGAGAGAACGTGTAAAGTGTGTATGGACAAAGAAGTGTCCATAGTGTTTATTCCTTGTGGTCATCTAGTAGTATGCAAAGAATGTGCCCCTTCTCTAAGAAAATGTCCTATTTGTAGAGGTACAATTAAGGGTACAGTTCGTACATTTCTTTCATGA